The window ATAAGGTGTAGGAATTATCACATAACAGCGTGGACAAtgcataaaatttaaatgtataatacTGAATTTCATTTCACTTTGAAATGAACCTTCCTTGCCAACAGTCACTCTAGGAGTGCAGTTTTAATCATCGATGTCTGTAAAGTACAATTGATTATTAAAATGGCGCTTATTTTGAAAGCTGCAGTgagattatattattatttaaatgaagaTATTGCAGGTAAGGTCAAACAACTATTTTCAAGTCCGTACTCAAATCGTTCACGTTACAAACTTTCATCGCCTATTTAAcgaattattattgttttatgaattatcaaaaacgctgaaattactttaatttttttttatatactacctttcacgaagtttcaagttcctagcctAAAATAAAACTGGATACAAAAATGtaacccctttttaaccacCTTACGggttgaatttttcaaaatcgttTCTTATCTCTTGTAAACTTTACAAATGCAACCTATTGTGCAAActtcaactttctagcttttgtagattcggctctgcgttgatgaatcAATTCGTCAGTTATGCATTACTGTTTCAGTACTTTATGCAAAACATTGAAAACTGTCCCAAGTCTAATGTAGACGCTTATCCCTAATTCCGAAATCCAATTTCTACTTAACAATTTTGAGCTTCTCGCCTTTTTGTGTCCTTGAACAGTagaaagttttaaatatatgaGTTATTTAAGGAAATAAAAGCGCTACGTGCTTCATCAAAGGCCAATGTTGAATCATATTGTACGAGTCTATACAATGATTCTGCTAAGCTCTATCGCATTTTTCTCCCACCATAGATCCGCGAACCCAAAACTGGTTCCTAATGAGGACGCCATGGCCCGGGGTAGCCATCATCGTGCTATACTTGGCGTCTGTGTTGTATTGGCTGCCGGCGTTCATGCGCTCGCGGCGCGCTTACGACCTGCGCGGCGTCATCGCGTTATACAACGCCGCGCAGATCATTATGTGCGGCTACGTGGTTTATAAAGTGAGTAGGTATATATGACGCCATTGCCCGGGCAGCCATCATGGCGTAATGTTCCATAGTTCTACTGGTTGCCGGCGTCCACGTGCTCGCGGCGCGCTTACGACCTTCGCGGTTGTCAAAGCGGTTGGTAGGTATCTAAAGTGAGTTGACTATAGGCATCATTTGACGCTATGCCCGTGGGTAACGCCCTAGTATATCACATTCATATGATTCTACAGATACAGGTAGTTACGGCTCTGGGGATTTTCCTATCTTTCCACAtcagttttacaaaaaaagagaTTTTAAGTTTTCCTAAATCGGGCAAGGGATCGTCCTCtccgtttttttttcgattgtttCTTCAAGTTTATTAACCCCTGTTCTAATGTAATCTTATTCCACAGAGCCTCGTGTTGGGTTGGTTCAGCCACTACCGCTTGTTCTGCCAGCCGGTGGACGAGGGCCCCAACAGCGTAGAGTACGCGTGGCACGTCTGCTACGGGTATTTCTACATCAAGATCATTGATCTGCTTGACACGGTACGGTTCCACAGTTGGGTTGGGCTGTTTCTGAAACTCCTGTCCACCTGTGGAGTAAGTAGGCGTACGTGTATCTGCTACGGGTATTTCTACATTACATTTATCTTCTAGACACGGCACGGTTCCACAGTTGTGCTGGGCTGGATCAGGTACTCCTGATCACCTGTGGAGTAAGTACGAGTGTGTCTGCTACGAGTGCTACGGGTACATCTACATCACGATCATTAACCTGCTTGACACGGTACGGTTCCACAGTTGGGTTGGGCTGTTTCTGGAACTCCTGTTCACCTGTGGAGTAAGTAGGCGTACGTGTATCTGCTACGGGTATTTCTACATTACATTTATCTTCTAGACACGGCACGGTTCCACAGTTGTGCTGGGCTGGATCAGGTACTCCTGATCACCTGTGGAGTAAGTACGAGTGTGTCTGCTACGAGTGCTACGGGTACATCTACATCACGATCATTAACCTGCTTGACACGGTACGGTTCCACAGTTGGGTTGGGCTGTTTCAGGAACTCCTGTTCACCTGTGGAGTAAGTACGCGTGCGTGTATCCGCTACGGGTATTTCTACATTACATTTATCTTCTAGACACGGTACGGTTCCACAGTTGTGCTGGGCTGGATCAGGTACTCCTGGTCACCTGTGGAGTAGATACGCGTGTGCCCGCGACGGGTTGTAGGCTGCTTCTGTTTTGTCAGCCGGTGCACGAGAGCCATAACAGCATGGAGTACTCATGGCATCTCTGCTACGGATACTATTTTGAAACCTTGACGCGGTACGAAATGGCACTGAAATCAAATGCCTTTACTGTACCTAGAGACCTAGACATAAAGCGAGCTTAGTATAACAACCTACACAGTAGAGCAAAAATGCTAGGTATCTATAGCCCAccccatatatatatatatatatatatatataccccaCTTCGAAAATACTTCTCGCtccttttttatgatagaggaggcaaacgagcagacggatcacctgatggtaagagaTTACCGCCGCGCATGGACACCTGCAGCACCAGAGGGGCATTACGCTCTTTTCtttaaggtttgaaggtcgtatcggtctggaaataccgcagacgacagttcattccacagtttagctgtgcgaggcagaaagttcctggagaaacgcacagttgaggactgctaACCATCCTTAGTACCTGATTAATGATAATTACCTATAAAATTCGTTATCTTTAAACATTTGATTCTCTATACCTCTTgacgaccctgcctatgaagccgatggtcccaggttcaaatcctggtaagggcatttattcatgtgatgtgcatggatatttgttcctgagtcatgggtgttttctatgtatttaattatttataaatatttatatattatatatatcgttgtccaggtaccctcaacacaagccttattgagcttagtaagacttagtcaatttgtgtaataatgtcctataatatttcttaatattattatttatacctacatatgaGTATGTACCATGTTATCCATCGCGTGGATAATTTACATGGTCAGCGGATGTTATATGCACTATCATGCAAATCTTACTATTGAAttcaaattaaaacatgacGTGAACGTTAGTTAATATGAACCTAAACCTCAACCTGTATCGAGGTTTTGTACTGTTAGGCGTattctaataatttattttatcctaAGGCACTTTAAGCATGAAAAAGTAATGAGCAAGTAAGCGGATTGTCTAACTGGCGGCGAGAAAACGAGTAGCGATGCGAGCGAGTGCAGATGTAATAGAGCAAATAATCGTCCAAATTTCACACTGCCAATGCCAATGCGTACCTTTATTTTCTAAGAGAAACCATATGCCTGTGAAGAAAGAATTTGCACTCGCTTCTCGCTGATCGCTGCCCATTGGACACTTGCCATATTGAGAGTCAATAGGTAGCAAAAGTACATTCTGAATTTGACCTTGACTGTTATTTACTCACATTATTTTAACTCCACCACCCCTCACTTCCACTAAATTCCTTATGAACTTGACTATTTAGAACATGGTTAAATATAGACACGGTGTGTTCCAGGTATTCTTCATATTGAGGAAGAAGCAAGAACAAGTGACGTTTCTACACGTGTACCATCACTTCGGCGTGATAATGGTGGCGTGGGGCATCACCAAGTGGGTGCCAGGTGAgattcacttcatcaaatttaATTCTTACACTTTCAAAACGTAATACAATATTATACCTAGTTTCCTTAAAACAAGGCATACAATCGATTGTATTTCTTGCAGACATAACGAACgcgatatcttttttttttggtactATGTAACGTATGCGGAATGAAATCTGGCCAAAATTCAATGgcgtaaataaaaacaacatcgttatattttattttccatatttttaatttttgtatttaataacgTTAAATACAAGATAAAGTATACTGCAATGCGAGATTACACTAATGTTGGCATTTTTTTAGTTACGTTTTTATCTTCCTTGGGAAAAGTTGCTTAGGAAACTTCATATGCTCAACATATTTCACATTATCGTACGTTAGACTATTGATGTTCTCAAAATAATGGTTACCTTGCCTTGAATTTCCATTTTAAGTGACATATGATTAGTCCCCCATAAATCCGAAAATGCAAATTTAGCtgttattttacatgttttacaAAATGACATACCCACATTTTCACagttatttttgacattttcaaaGACGGTGGCCTTAACTTTTATTGAACGTTTGCCGATAGGCCGATTATCttcaagatatttttaaattgttccatatttgaatgCTCTTATGTATGTAAGATTTTGTGATCCAGAAGACTATAGCGTTCCAGTGTTTCACTGAACCATCAGATTTTCTAGCGGTAGTGTTTGTAAAGAAAAaggacgaaaaaaaattataaacagacCTCCAGCTCTAATCCGTTTCCACAAATGTTCCACTATCTTGGCTTTCGGTTATAGGGAACCTACTGGAGAAATTACATACTGTTTCGTGACGGCTAGATTGACCATAATTTCAAGAGAAAGAAATAAGAAACCCACCCATGAAACTTACCGGATTAATTGACAGATATATAGAATTTAAATGGGAAGTtagatataatttcattttttttactttttacatgttcaAAACAAAACGTTGTCCAGATTTCACTCCGCATACGTTAAAAGTGGTCagattatatatatgtacctatgtatacgTTTCCTCGCGCCTTACAAACCGGGTTTCGAACCTCCGAACCTACTTCAGCTGTTAAATTTACTGCTCCAATATTTTGAACTAATTTACACgtcttggcaaagagaattgagtatagaggcgtattgttaaattttgtagtcaactaaatttactgccatctttcgacgcaggactaaaactcttagaatgacaatggttatttgacccatgttctgtCACGTATATATTTTCATACGTGTTAGATATCAAACGCcatctacatacatatttttttgattttacgAGTCACGTTTTTTCTCAGACTTTATCTTATACagagttttatatatttttggtctTAGAAAGTATTCCTTTGTCTACCTATTCACGTGTTCATTCTGATCTATGTTTTACCAGGCGGGCACATGACAATGCTGGTGACGCTCAACTCTTTCGTGCACATGGTGATGTACACGTACTACCTGCTGACGTCCTGGGACGACTCCTACAAGCACTCGCTGTGGTGGAAGAAACACGTCACGCAGCTGCAAATAGTAAGTATATAGCTGGtataatatgtacttacctacagACAATATGGTGGTCGTTAACGGAACTTGATATCACCGGCTCAGCACTACGAAATAAAATGCACCGCTCTGTTCAAAccgtaatagttatttgttttacaagtggttCGTGAAGTGGATTCTTGAGCTTTGCGAGTGTTGTAAGGCACTAGGGTCAAACacactttgcctccgagtgaaacaacaCATTTTTCACCCTCACGCACGCAAGGAAAACACTAAtaatgaaataccaaaaaaaatcgaACCAAATCCATATTAACGTAATAAAaacttatcatttaaaagtcaattctaccagccgaGAAGggaacaactcaaaatttgcatctgattaccccacatgtggataacatgcaactttctcattcgtttttgaattaTCAAGAGTAGGAGTACCAAtcggtgtggtgaaatagttatttgtacaacaagagagcaaagtttgatatttcttcgagtgcttgttttgagtcccgtgcaagcgaaagattctataatttagaatcttgagcgtagtaagggactcaaaagcgcacgagatgtaaataactttgatctcgtgtagtacacaaaatttttcacgtcagtcagccatcaaaaatacaacctgaaaaaatgtaatccagacggacggatcactatttcactcatgttttctgaaggtattctaacaattaactataattaccgcaataaaacaaaacgaaagaaatttcaataaaataatacgaaaataatgaattaacgaacatcaattgacagttcaatcgacaacttttttatgtaaaaaaaaaaactttgtaagatccggtccgaattgcggatactactatttgtcaactatagtagagatagagatcgttaaaagtagttaaatagaattatttactgcgtaacaattgcgtaaatttgtataagttcattgttttgattgtataataaaatacgtaaaatatggtgtttttattaaat of the Cydia pomonella isolate Wapato2018A chromosome 19, ilCydPomo1, whole genome shotgun sequence genome contains:
- the LOC133528615 gene encoding elongation of very long chain fatty acids protein AAEL008004-like, with translation MALILKAAVRLYYYLNEDIADPRTQNWFLMRTPWPGVAIIVLYLASVLYWLPAFMRSRRAYDLRGVIALYNAAQIIMCGYVVYKSLVLGWFSHYRLFCQPVDEGPNSVEYAWHVCYGYFYIKIIDLLDTVFFILRKKQEQVTFLHVYHHFGVIMVAWGITKWVPGGHMTMLVTLNSFVHMVMYTYYLLTSWDDSYKHSLWWKKHVTQLQILQFTYLMIHFGMLAVKRECDYPRPCAYIMFPQNLFMALMFGDFYYRTYIKKKPEQQRGKSSKPHDD